One Natronobacterium texcoconense DNA window includes the following coding sequences:
- a CDS encoding HalOD1 output domain-containing protein, with the protein MHERTPPSSHSSPSAVYRAVHDPDGPATLSTTVVHALADCMGVDPTDGRISLYDAVDPDALDKLFRPRHDGTPRSSGHVSFVVADHQVTVYSDGEILIEPPAADSRSDWR; encoded by the coding sequence ATGCACGAACGCACACCCCCGTCGTCGCACTCGAGCCCATCCGCAGTCTACCGAGCGGTTCACGATCCGGACGGTCCAGCAACGCTCAGCACCACGGTCGTCCACGCGTTGGCCGACTGTATGGGGGTCGATCCGACCGACGGGCGAATCTCGCTGTACGACGCCGTCGATCCCGATGCTCTCGACAAACTCTTTCGCCCGCGCCACGACGGAACGCCCCGTTCCAGTGGTCACGTCTCGTTCGTCGTCGCCGACCATCAGGTTACGGTCTACAGCGACGGAGAAATCCTGATCGAACCGCCCGCAGCCGACTCGAGGTCGGACTGGCGTTAA